From one Colletotrichum destructivum chromosome 3, complete sequence genomic stretch:
- a CDS encoding Putative terpenoid cyclases/protein prenyltransferase alpha-alpha toroid codes for MVAEKASSLASSNGTGVEAKSIQVQSRKRVAEAIAEQEWPKKPRIDAKTDRTRWRMKDEDGRHTWKYLGADDEAAKNWPQSYADKYYLGLPLDLPILPEPANPLDATLNGLEFMEKLQLPFGDWGCEYGGPMFLLPSAVIAWYVTKTPISSAFATEIKNYLFARAHPELGGWGLHTEGLSTVFGTSLNYTTLRLVGVDADEPVMVKARARLHELGGATQGPHWSKWWLAVLGVVDWDIVNPVPPEIWLLPKWVPIHPERWWVHIRQVFLPMSYVYSRRWTCEETDVIRSLKKEMFPENWASINWKAHRNSIAPGDNYHPKSWLLNTANWFLVNIWNPYLRTESIKEKAEAWTSELVDMEDANTDYLGLAPVNGPMNHIVCYIRDGPGAYTVRRHADRIMDSLWVNAEGMLGNGTNGVQCWDTAFMIQSVVAAGLETDNRWRPMLEKALGFLDRQQIREDCKDSEKCYRQQRRGGWPFSNREQGYAVSDCISEALKAVILLQKTQGYPQLLEDQRIFDSIDSILLYQNETGGVGSYEKRRGGEYMEMLNAAEVFGRIMIEYDYPECTTACVTALSLFQKHWPDYRQDDIRIFIKRAVNWIRSHQNIDGSWYGSWGICFTYAGMFALESLASVGDFYDTSKVSKRGCEFFISKQREDGGWSESYKACETMEYHEHPRGSLVVQTAWALIGLMEANYPHKEPLRKGIQFLMDRQQANGEWLQETMEGVFNKSCTIAYPNYKFTFPIKALGMFARKYPDEKITPGISEKGDI; via the exons ATGGTCGCCGAGAAAGCATCTTCGCTCGCCTCGAGCAATGGAACCGGCGTCGAAGCCAAGTCGATCCAGGTCCAGTCTCGCAAGCGCGTCGCAGAAGCCATTGCTGAACAAGAATGGCCCAAGAAGCCCCGCATCGACGCCAAAACCGACCGCACGAGATGGCGCATGAAGGATGAGGACGGCCGACACACCTGGAAGTAcctgggcgccgacgatgaagctGCAAAGAACTGGCCCCAGTCCTACGCTGACAAGTACTACTTGGGTCTTCCCCTG GACCTCCCGATTCTCCCCGAACCCGCGAACCCTCTCGATGCGACGCTCAATGGCCTGGAATTCATGGAGAAGCTCCAACTTCCCTTCGGCGACTGGGGGTGCGAGTATGGCGGACCCATGTTCCTCCTCCCGAGTGCCGTCATCGCTTGGTATGTCACCAAGACGcccatctcgtcggccttTGCTACCGAGATCAAGAACTACCTCTTTGCGCGAGCCCACCCCGAGCTGGGCGGCTGGGGGCTCCATACTGAAGGTCTCAGCACCGTCTTCGGCACCTCCCTGAACTACACGACCCTGCGACTCGTCGGTGTCGACGCTGACGAGCCCGTCATGGTCAAGGCCAGAGCGAGACTACACGAGCTCGGAGGCGCCACCCAGGGGCCTCACTGGTCCAAGTGGTGGCTCGCCGTCTTGGGCGTCGTGGACTGGGACATTGTCAACCCGGTCCCCCCTGAGATCTGGCTGCTGCCCAAATGGGTGCCGATCCACCCTGAGCGATGGTGGGTTCACATCCGTCAGGTGTTCTTGCCCATGTCCTACGTTTACTCGAGGCGCTGGACCtgcgaggagacggacgtGATTCGGTCGCTCAAAAAGGAGATGTTTCCGGAGAACTGGGCTTCTATCAACTGGAAGGCCCACCGCAACAGCATCGCGCCGGGCGACAATTACCACCCCAAATCATGGCTCCTCAACACGGCCAACTGGTTCCTCGTGAACATTTGGAACCCTTACCTGCGAACAGAGTCTatcaaggagaaggccgaagCGTGGACCAGCGAGCTGGTGGACATGGAGGATGCCAACACGGACTATCTGGGGTTGGCGCCCGTCAACGGCCCCATGAACCACATCGTCTGCTACATCCGTGACGGGCCCGGTGCCTATACCGTCCGCCGACACGCCGACAGGATCATGGATTCGCTGTGGGTCAATGCCGAGGGCATGCTTGGCAACGGCACGAATGGTGTCCAATGCTGGGATACCGCCTTCATGATTCAGTCCGTCGTTGCGGCTGGCCTTGAGACGGACAACCGATGGCGCCCAATGCTCGAGAAGGCGCTCGGGTTTCTCGACAGGCAGCAGATCCGCGAGGATTGCAAGGACTCGGAGAAGTGCTaccgccagcagcgccgaggCGGTTGGCCGTTCAGCAACCGAGAGCAGGGCTACGCCGTGAGTGACTGCATCTCCGAGGCTCTGAAGGCCGTCATCCTGCTGCAGAAGACGCAGGGCTACCCCCAACTCCTCGAGGATCAGCGCATCTTCGACTCCATCGACTCTATCCTGCTGTACCAGAACGAGACCGGAGGCGTGGGCTCCTACGAGAAacgacgcggcggcgagtACATGGAAATGCTCAACGCTGCTGAGGTATTTGGCCGCATCATGATCGAGTACGACTACCCAGAGTGCACGACTGCCTGCGTCACGgccctgtctctcttccAGAAGCACTGGCCCGACTACCGGCAGGACGACATCCGCATCTTCATCAAGCGTGCCGTGAACTGGATCCGATCCCACCAGAACATCGATGGCTCGTGGTATGGCAGCTGGGGTATCTGCTTCACGTATGCCGGCATGTTCGCGCTCGAGAGCTTGGCAAGTGTGGGAGACTTCTACGATACTAGCAAGGTCTCCAAGAGAGGGTGCGAATTCTTTATCTCCAAGCAGAGAGAAGATGGCGGCTGGTCCGAGAGCTACAAG GCATGCGAGACGATGGAGTACCACGAGCACCCCCGAGGATCCTTGGTGGTGCAAACCGCGTGGGCCCTTATCGGTCTCATGGAGGCAAATTACCCCCACAAGGAACCTCTCCGCAAGGGCATCCAGTTTCTCATGGATCGCCAGCAGGCCAATGGTGAGTGGCTGCAGGAGACCATGGAAGGTGTTTTCAACAAAAGCTGCACGATTGCATACCCCAACTACAAGTTCACCTTTCCCATCAAGGCGCTCGGCATGTTTGCCCGCAAGTACCCCGACGAGAAAATTACCCCTGGCATCAGCGAGAAGGGAGATATATGA
- a CDS encoding Putative spo11/DNA topoisomerase VI subunit A, spo11/DNA topoisomerase VI, subunit A, whose protein sequence is MDCATSTLLNGRQQGRLTSHQFPNPSQSGNVTIPDADLGRNATGAAITKLEDILVSVQESLHRNEEMSIPYRCRPLSASQSASSSVRSRPPRSAVRFPGRTVHEATKFSASLDAHLADVPRRPDSGQNHHQKVCGSHAPVCLHRALLKVRERRSIYYQDEHLFKQQSIVDNLVDDLAYTLGLGREDLGIVATSKGLVAGPILIHTKPQSDLDPTPGTPSELDASSSATGLLIPPAREISQIDFGPVRWVLVIEKDATFRTLAAMRHYDTSTCGSGILITGKGYPDLVTKQFLHLIHGVKPELPILALVDYDYDGIAIMRCYSHGSRGHAHEKNTVVPSMAWLGIKSGDLAPRQDEGSDCSQRPLGPNLFEHSSSITRKDRKSAARLISEIDEDGTDYDIDCRRELQVMLFLGVKAEIQAVDDAGDTSSWLDSHMKERLFTS, encoded by the exons ATGGACTGTGCTACATCCACATTGCTTAATGGCCGCCAGCAGGGCCGACTAACGTCCCACCAGTTCCCTAACCCGAGTCAATCAGGCAACGTGACCATCCCTGATGCAGATCTTGGTAGGAATGCCACaggcgccgccatcaccaagtTGGAAGACATTCTCGTTTCGGTCCAGGAGTCTCTGCATCGGAACGAAGAGATGTCTATTCCTTACAGGTGCCGCCCATTGTCGGCCAGTCAATCCGCCAGCAGCTCTGTCCGCTCCCGGCCACCCCGATCTGCGGTTCGCTTCCCTGGCCGAACGGTCCATGAAGCCACCAAATTCAGTGC CTCGCTTGATGCGCATCTTGCAGATgtccctcggcgccctgaCAGCGGGCAGAACCATCACCAAAAGGTCTGTGGCAGCCACGCTCCTGTCTGCTTACACCGGGCTTTGCTAAAGGTAAGGGAGCGCAGGAGCATCTACTATCAAGATGAGCATCTGTTCAAGCAGCAGAGCATTGTCGACAACCTCGTTGATGACCTGGCCTACACTCTAGGACTTGGCCGCGAGGACCTGGGCATA GTTGCCACGAGTAAAGGCTTAGTGGCAGGTCCCATCTTGATCCACACCAAGCCTCAATCTGACCTCGACCCAACCCCGGGAACACCGTCCGAGCTTGACGCGTCCTCAAGTGCTACC GGGTTGCTCATACCTCCAGCGAGAGAAATCTCTCAGATTGATTTTGGTCCCGTGCGATGGGTACTGGTCATCGAGAAAGAC GCCACCTTCCGTACGCTGGCTGCGATGAGGCATTACGACACCTCTACCTGTGGAAGTGGCATTCTGATCACG GGCAAAGGCTATCCGGACCTCGTCACTAAGCAGTTTCTTCACCTCATCCACGGCGTAAAACCGGAGCTGCCAATCTTGGCCCTTGTGGATTACGACTAtgacggcatcgccatcatgCGATGTTACAGCCATGGCTCGCGAGGGCATGCGCACGAAAAGAACACAGTCGTCCCCAGCATGGCATGGCTCGGTATCAAGAGCGGCGACCTCGCGCCCCGTCAAGATGAGGGCTCTGATTGCAGCCAGAGACCGCTTGGGCCCAACTTGTTCGAGCACTCAAGTTCCATCACTAGGAAAGACAGAAAATCAGCAGCCAGGTTAATCAGTGAAATCGATGAGGACGGCACTGATTACGACATTGATTGCAGGCGGGAGTTACAAGTTATGTTGTTTTTGGGCGTCAAGGCGGAAATTCAGGCCGTGGACGACGCGGGCGACACATCGAGTTGGCTCGACAGTCACATGAAGGAGCGTTTATTCACCTCATAG
- a CDS encoding Putative TauD/TfdA-like domain, gamma-butyrobetaine hydroxylase-like, GBBH-like domain superfamily codes for MALATLFRPALRSTGILKSAVRPSLSSRLPGRRPHLASFAPVHTTSPKPQEVAALREDPDVVVRQAAVPRSTAPSVDDLNRSLDLLSSSSNDLTRRVEESLDTLRHPLRYENPKDTPHLLHVIDATTTRPRAVLDAAWLRDRCPCPLCVSPSSGNKAFATTEIPSDLAFAHVQQSADGALQVRWANDIPRAEAAEHVSVFPAAGPDSIRAMTLEKPVLFARHTWAADYTPKLAWTSANLAPELLRVDYADFLAGGASFRDAALSLSRIGLLFLTNVPKSETAVADIALRFGAVKETFYGRTWDVISKPDAENVAYTSAYLGLHSDMLYLESPPRIQLLHCLENSCSGGESIFSDAFHASSYLLHHAPDHYRQLCDIKVPYHYNRNGFFYRQAWPVISHSEHHHLREVWWSPPFQAPFPLNDTPEQATAWSGWLTAARAFQDVLEAPDNVFQYKLRPGECVLFDNRRVLHGRRAFDTGSGRRWLKGTYVADEDFKSILRGIPRVE; via the coding sequence aTGGCTCTCGCAACGTTGTTTCGCCCGGCGCTGCGCTCGACGGGGATCCTCAAGTCTGCCGTGAGGCCGTCCCTGTCCTCCCGCCTCCCCGGGCGACGACCCCACCTCGCATCCTTTGCGCCAGTCCACACGACCTCCCCCAAGCCCCAAGAAGTTGCAGCCCTTCGCGAGGACCCGGACGTCGTCGTACGACAGGCCGCCGTCCCCCGGTCTACAGCACCATCCGTTGATGACCTTAACCGCTCCCTGGACCTCCTCTCCAGCTCGTCAAATGACCTGACCCGGCGGGTAGAAGAGTCTCTCGACACTCTGCGGCACCCACTGCGCTACGAGAACCCGAAAGACACCCCCCATCTGCTCCACGTCATTGACGCGACCACAACCCGGCCtcgcgccgtcctcgacgccgcctgGCTCCGAGACCGCTGCCCTTGCCCGCTCTGCGTCAGCCCCTCGTCCGGTAACAAGGCCTTCGCTACTACCGAAATCCCCAGCgacctcgccttcgcccacGTCCAACAGTCGGCGGACGGCGCCCTCCAGGTCCGCTGGGCGAACGACATCCCAcgcgccgaagccgccgagcATGTCTCCGTTTTCCCAGCCGCCGGGCCGGACTCCATCCGCGCCATGACGCTCGAGAAGCCCGTTCTCTTCGCCCGCCACACCTGGGCCGCCGACTACACCCCGAAACTCGCCTGGACGAGCGCGAACCTCGCCCCTGAGCTCTTGCGGGTCGACTACGCCGACtttctcgccggcggcgcctccttccgcgacgccgccctctcgCTGTCCCGCATCGGGCTGCTCTTCCTCACCAACGTGCCGAAatccgagacggccgtcgccgacatcgcccttcgcttcggcgccgtcaaggagaccTTCTATGGCCGCACCTGGGACGTCATCTCCAAgccggacgccgagaacgTCGCCTACACCTCGGCTTACCTCGGTCTGCACTCGGACATGCTCTACCTCGAGTCCCCGCCCCGTATCCAGCTGCTGCACTGCCTCGAGAACTCGTGTTCCGGCGGCGAGTCCATCTTCAGCGACGCCTTCCACGCCAGCAGCTACCTCCTGCACCACGCCCCCGACCACTACAGGCAACTTTGCGATATCAAGGTCCCATACCACTACAACCGGAACGGCTTCTTCTACCGCCAGGCGTGGCCCGTCATCAGCCACTCGGAGCACCACCACCTGCGCGAGGTCTGGTGGTCGCCGCCCTTCCAGGCCCCCTTCCCGCTCAACGACACCCCGGAACAGGCGACCGCGTGGAGCGGGTGGCTGACGGCCGCGCGCGCGTTCCAggacgtcctcgaggccccCGACAACGTGTTCCAGTACAAGCTGCGGCCGGGCGAGTGCGTCCTCTTCGACAACCGCCGCGTGCTGCACGGGCGCCGCGCCTTCGACACAGGcagcggccgccgctggctcAAGGGGACCTACGTGGCAGACGAGGACTTCAAGAGCATCCTGCGGGGCATTCCCCGCGTGGAATAG
- a CDS encoding Putative CS domain, SGS domain, HSP20-like chaperone, protein Sgt1: MSEYAAGQAGMDAVEAKNWPLAIEKLSVALKSTKSPKWFIGRSKAYIATKDYKRALRDAELAQVAAAARGNRAFITDAQYRRAVAHFRLGELANADACATWAQRLTEGKSMSLPEWKEPKVDGRGFATATKSQLTDEITAVRATEDPATSKFGALWNSTCALRLQILGALEKLAEDDEKRKVTVKYDPGLSLDAPEDEEEEEEITKEEVKAAAAAAAKKPEVQKDVRVDFFQSNATMSVSVFAKNIPKDEFKVEYDAQEIRMTHIPGHEPLYTIPLWGQIDPAGSKHTVTANKIEFSLKKLEAGKWPTLQRSPDAAPAAPRAAALAATPATPSASTTQKPAAAGSSNAPAYPTSSKSGPKNWDKLEGIDDDDEKDINAFFKTLYKGATPEQQRAMMKSFTESNGTALSTDWDDVKARKVDTMPPEGVEAKKWES; this comes from the exons ATGTCTGAATACGCAGCCGGCCAGGCAGGCATGGATGCTGTCGAAGCCAAGAACTGGCCCCTCGCCATCGAAAAGCTTTCCGTGGCCCTCAAGTCAACAAAGTCGCCCAAGTGGTTCATCGGCCGCTCCAAGGCCTACATCGCCACCAAGGACTACAAGCGCGCCCTCCgtgacgccgagctcgcacaagtcgccgccgccgcccgaggcaACCGCGCCTTTATCACCGACGCCCAGTACCgtcgcgccgtcgcccacttccgcctcggcgagctcgccaacgccgacgcTTGCGCCACCTGGGCCCAGCGTTTGACCGAGGGCAAGAGCATGTCGCTCCCGGAGTGGAAAGAGCCCAAGGTCGATGGCCGCGGCttcgcgacggcgaccaAAAGTCAACTGACGGACGAGATAACGGCTGTGCGGGCGACGGAGGATCCAGCCACGAGTAAGTTTGGTGCGCTGTGGAATTCGACGTGCGCTCTGCGCTTGCAGATTCTCGGCGCGTtggagaagctcgccgaggatgacgagaagCGGAAGGTTACGGTGAAGTATGACCCGGGACTCTCGCTGGACGcccccgaggacgaagaggaggaggaagagatcaccaaggaggaggtcaaggctgctgcggcggccgCAGCCAAGAAGCCCGAAGTTCAAAAGGATGTGCGCGTCGACTTCTTCCAGAGCAACGCCACCATGTCGGTGTCCGTCTTCGCCAAGAACATTCCCAAGGACGAGTTCAAGGTTGAGTATGACGCTCAAGAG ATCCGCATGACGCACATCCCCGGCCACGAGCCCTTGTACACCATACCCCTCTGGGGCCAAATCGACCCTGCGGGCTCTAAGCACACCGTCACAGCGAACAAGATCGAGTTTTccctcaagaagctcgaggcaGGAAAGTGGCCCACACTCCAGCGCTCTCCAGATGCCGCACCAGCTGCTCCCAGGGCcgctgccctcgccgcgaCACCCGCTACTCCCTCGGCATCAACGACCCAGAAacccgccgctgccggcagcagcaatgCGCCCGCCTACCCGACTTCCTCCAAGTCGGGCCCCAAGAACTGGGACAAGCTCGAGGGtattgacgacgatgatgaaaAGGACATTAACGCTTTCTTTAAGACTCTCTACAAGGGCGCCACCCCCGAGCAGCAGCGCGCCATGATGAAGAGCTTCACCGAGAGCAACGGCACGGCCCTCAGCACCGACTGggacgacgtcaaggcccGCAAGGTGGACACAATGCCccccgagggcgtcgaggccaagaagtgGGAGTCCTAA
- a CDS encoding Putative ankyrin repeat-containing domain superfamily, producing the protein MAPKLSEEEIDDLIYLSRAGELVELQETLKTLSERENASVGEVITAAKDEGKSTCLHMAAGNGHIDIVKALIVALDARPADEKKAYVDAANEFGNTGLHWACLGGHLDVVKVLMAHGASPAAANDKDQIPLDSALFNGKREVADWFLAQSETMEGGNREDGLSGAAAGVEIEDDGEEAGEKTKEDAGEGSKAS; encoded by the exons ATGGCTCCCAAACTCTCAGAAGAGGAGATCGATGATCTGATTTATCTGTCACGagccggcgagctcgtcgagcttcAAGAAACGCTCAAGACACTGTCGGAGCGCGAGAACGCctccgtcggcgaggtcatcaccgccgccaaggatGAGGGCAAGTCGACCTGCCTGCACATGGCCGCGGGCAACGGCCACATCG ACATTGTCAAGGCCCTGATCGTGGCCCTGGACGCGCGCCCCGctgacgagaagaaggcctACGTTGACGCGGCCAACGAGTTCGGCAACACGGGCCTGCACTGGGCGTGCCTGGGCGGtcacctcgacgtcgtcaaggtgCTCATGGCGCACGGtgcgtcgccggccgcggccaaCGACAAGGACCAGATCCCGCTCGACTCGGCCCTCTTCAACGGCAAGCGGGAGGTGGCGGACTGGTTCCTCGCGCAGTCGGAGACGATGGAGGGCGGCAACCGGGAGGACGGCCtcagcggcgccgcggcgggtgtcgagatcgaggacgacggcgaggaggcgggtGAGAAGACAAAGgaggatgccggcgagggTAGCAAGGCTTCATAG